The proteins below come from a single Geobacillus thermoleovorans genomic window:
- the divIB gene encoding cell division protein DivIB, whose protein sequence is MEKGKVVVLEDRVPKLKERRRQKANRRLIAYLSFFFLFILCVLYFQSPLGAVGHVEVSGNRHLTAERIISLSGITKRTSFWKVNEQNVEKKLTRHPEIKEATVEKQLPNTIAIHVREWRRIAYVYDRQTFFPLLENGRLLKQEGTKTAPSDAPVLVGWKDGDAIAEMTGQLAELPAAVLGAMSEIHYKPTREYEDRVIVYMNDGYEVSATIRQFADKLSHYPAIAAALDRNVKGVIHLEVGSYFVPYSPPKKEDGDETTSP, encoded by the coding sequence ATGGAAAAGGGAAAAGTCGTCGTCTTGGAGGACCGCGTGCCGAAACTGAAGGAGCGGCGCCGCCAGAAAGCGAACCGCCGGCTCATTGCGTACTTATCTTTCTTTTTTCTATTTATTTTGTGCGTCCTTTACTTCCAGTCGCCGCTTGGCGCTGTCGGGCATGTGGAAGTGAGCGGCAACCGTCATCTCACAGCGGAGCGCATCATCAGCTTAAGCGGCATTACGAAGCGGACAAGCTTTTGGAAAGTGAATGAACAAAACGTGGAAAAAAAGCTCACTCGCCATCCAGAAATTAAGGAGGCCACAGTGGAAAAACAGCTGCCGAACACGATCGCCATCCACGTCCGCGAATGGCGGCGAATCGCTTATGTGTATGACCGGCAAACGTTTTTTCCATTGCTTGAAAACGGGCGGCTGTTAAAGCAAGAAGGGACGAAGACGGCGCCAAGCGATGCGCCGGTGCTTGTCGGCTGGAAAGACGGCGACGCCATTGCTGAAATGACGGGGCAGCTCGCCGAACTGCCCGCGGCCGTGCTGGGCGCCATGTCGGAAATTCACTACAAGCCGACGAGGGAATATGAAGACCGCGTCATCGTCTACATGAATGACGGTTATGAAGTAAGCGCGACAATCCGGCAATTTGCGGACAAGCTGTCGCATTATCCTGCGATTGCCGCCGCGCTTGACCGAAACGTCAAAGGAGTCATTCATTTGGAAGTCGGCAGCTATTTTGTTCCTTACTCCCCCCCGAAAAAGGAGGATGGCGATGAAACGACAAGCCCGTAG
- a CDS encoding DUF881 domain-containing protein → MKRQARSRLLLTLICLIFGAMLGFSYQHAKNEASRREWSDSEWKKEYEYRSALLALQKENRSLKQQLVKKQEELAAWEKKLAEEQENEAGLAKEAEQLRMHVGKARVKGKGVAVTLSDSSYIPSEASATNYIVHEQHVWKVVHELLISGAEAVAINGQRISHRSYIVCNGPVIEVDGTQHAAPFVISAIGNPDVLMSALELPGGIVDELVEDHIDVKVEKQGAIVLDPVFAPEP, encoded by the coding sequence ATGAAACGACAAGCCCGTAGCCGCCTCCTGCTGACGTTGATCTGCTTGATCTTCGGCGCCATGCTCGGGTTCTCGTACCAACATGCGAAAAACGAAGCATCCCGCCGCGAATGGAGCGACAGCGAGTGGAAAAAAGAGTACGAATATCGCTCGGCGCTTCTTGCTTTGCAAAAAGAAAACCGGTCGCTCAAGCAGCAGCTTGTCAAAAAGCAGGAGGAGCTGGCTGCGTGGGAGAAGAAGCTGGCCGAGGAGCAGGAGAACGAGGCCGGATTGGCAAAAGAAGCGGAACAGCTGCGCATGCATGTCGGAAAAGCGAGGGTGAAAGGGAAAGGTGTAGCAGTCACCCTTTCCGATTCCTCTTATATCCCCTCTGAAGCGAGCGCTACCAATTATATCGTTCATGAACAGCACGTATGGAAAGTTGTTCACGAGTTGCTCATTTCCGGCGCCGAAGCGGTCGCTATTAATGGGCAGCGCATTTCCCACCGTTCATACATCGTCTGCAACGGCCCAGTCATTGAGGTCGATGGAACGCAGCATGCCGCTCCGTTTGTCATTTCGGCCATTGGCAATCCGGACGTGCTCATGTCCGCTCTAGAGCTTCCCGGCGGCATCGTCGACGAACTTGTCGAAGACCATATCGACGTAAAAGTGGAAAAGCAAGGAGCGATCGTGTTGGATCCGGTGTTTGCGCCCGAGCCGTAA